The following nucleotide sequence is from Allocatelliglobosispora scoriae.
CTGCACGGCGGCGACTCGCGTACTCGTCACGCCCGGCGCCTATGAGGACTTCCTCGCCGCGCTGACCGAGGCCGCCGCCGCGACGAAGACCGGCCAGCCAGACGACGAGGACGTGCTCTACGGCCCGGTCAACAACGCCAACCAGCTGGCTCGCGTACGCGGGTTCATCGACCGCCTGCCCAGCCACGCGGTGCTCACCACCGGTGGCGAGCGCGTCGGCAACCGGGGCTACTTCTTCGCGCCGACCGTCGTCGGCGGGCTGCAGCAGACCGACGAGATCATCCAGGACGAGGTCTTCGGGCCGGTCATCACCGTGCAGCTCGTCGACGACGAGGAGGCTGCGGTCCGCGCCGCCAACGACGTGCGCTACGGCCTCGCCTCGTCGGTGTGGACCAAGGACCACGGGCGCGCGATGCGGGTCAGCAACCGGCTCGACTTCGGCTGCGTCTGGGTCAACACGCACATCCCGCTCGTCGCGGAGATGCCGCACGGCGGGTTCAAGCACTCCGGCCACGGCAAGGACCTCTCCATGTACGGCCTGGAGGACTACACCCGGGTCAAGCACGTCATGCACAACCTGAACGGCTGAGGGACATGTCCAACTCCGAGAAGCTGCACGCCCGCCGGTCCGCCGCCGTGGCCCGGGGCATCGGCTCCACCATCACGTCCTACGTCGAGCGGGCGAGCGGCGGCACGATCACCGACGTCGACGGCCGGGAGTGGATCGACTTCGCGGCCGGGATCGCCGTCACCAGTGTCGGCAACGCAGCGCCGATGGTCGTCGCGGCCGTCCGGGAGCAGGTCGAACGCTTCACCCACACCTGCTTCATGGTCGCGCCTTATGAGTCCTATGTGGCGGTCTGCGAGCAGCTCAACGAGCTGACCCCGGGATCGTTCGAGAAGCGGTCCGCGCTCTTCAACTCCGGTGCCGAGGCGGTCGAGAACGCCGTGAAGATCGCCCGCTACGCCACCGGGCGGTCCGCGGTCGTCGTCTTCGATCACGGCTACCACGGGCGTACCAACCTGACGATGGCGCTCACCGCCAAGGTCATGCCCTATAAGCAGGGGTTCGGTCCGTTCGCCCCGGAGATCTACCGGGCGCCGATGTCCTACGCCCTGCGCGACGGCGGGCTCGACGGCAAGACCGCCGCGAGCCGCGCCATCGACATGATCAGCTCACAGATCGGGGCGGCGAACGTCGCGGCGATCGTGATCGAGCCGATCCAGGGCGAGGGCGGCTTCATCGTGCCCGCTCCCGGGTTCCTCAGCGCGCTTGCCGAGTGGGCCCGGGCCAACGGGGTCGTCTTCATCGCCGACGAGATCCAGACCGGTTTCTGCCGCACCGGCGACTGGTTCGCCAGTGAGCACGAGCGCATCGAGCCGGACCTGATCACCACGGCGAAGGGCATCGCGGGCGGCCTGCCGCTCGCCGGGGTCACCGGCCGGGCCGAGCTGATGGACTCGGTGCACGTCGGCGGGCTCGGCGGCACCTACGGCGGCAACCCGATCGCCTGCGCGGCCGCACTCGCCTCGATCGACACGATGCGTGCGCACAACCTGGCCGGGGCGGCCCGGCGCATCGGCTCCGTGATCACCGACCGCCTGTCACTGCTCGCGGCCCGCCACCCCGAGATCGCGGAAGTACGCGGCCGCGGCGCCATGATCGCCGTCGAGCTGGTCGAGCCCGGCACGATCAACCCGAACCCGACGGTGACGGCGGCGATCAACCGGGCCTGCCACGAGGCGGGGCTGTTGACGCTGACCTGCGGCACCTACGGCAACGTGTTCCGCTTCCTGCCGCCGCTCGTCATGGACGACGAGACCCTGAACCGGGGCCTCGACATCCTCGACTCCGCGTTTGCGAGGGTGCTCGCCTAGCCCGTCATGCAAGATCGTCGCAACTCTTCAAGAGTTGTCGCTTCAGGCCGCCAGGCCTTAAGCACAACTCTTGAAGAGTTGCGACGATCTTGGGGCTAGAACGGCCAGGTGCCGGACTCGCCTGCCTCCAGGAGCGGGATCATGCCGAACGCCGCATCCGTGAGACCGCCGAACGTGTAGCGGTTGCCCCCACCCGTCGGCGCGTGCCCGATCCGGTAGCCCGCCAGGTTCCAGGTGTAACCCGGCACGCCCTCCGGAACAGCCGCGTAAACACTGCTCGCGCCGTGCCACGCCGCCTGCTCGTCGGTGAGGATCACCACCCGGTCATGCCCCCGGAAGTGCGCCCGCACCGCCTGCTCGGTCGAGGTGCCGTTGCCGATGAAGTAGCCGTCCGCCTTGAACCGCGCCACCCCCTTCAGCACCGACTCCCCCGCCACCTGCGGAAACACCTTCGACTTGTCGGAGAACGAGACGACCGTGGCATCCTGCGCCCGGGCCGCCAGCGCCAGTCCGAAGACCACCGCCGCATCCCAGCACTTCAGCGTGCCGTCCTTGCTGAACGTCGAGTTCATCGAGCCCGACGTGTCGATCAGGACCAGCGTCCGTCCCGGCAGCGCGGGCACGTTGCCCAGCGCGTGCTGAAGGGCAACCTCCAGGGGGTACGCCCACCGCAGGCTCGGTGCCGCGTTGAACGCCGACAGGAACCGCATCGGGAGCACGCGCGACTGGCGTACCGCCGAGGCGTCGGCGAGCTTGGCCACGACGGAGGCCGCCGCCGCATCGCTCACCCCGGCCTGGTCGAAGTTGCGCAGGTTGCGCAGGAGCGCCAGGTAACCCATCGACGGGATGAGTGCCTCCCACGCCGCGGCGTCCATCGGACCCTGGCGCCAGCCGGCGACAGACTCCCACGTCATGCCCGCTTCGCGCAGCCGGTCAGCGTCGACCTCGGTGGACCGCTCGGCGAGCAGCTCCGTCCGGGCGCGCAGCACCGTCAGCGACTCCGGCACCGGGTTGCCCCGCTTGTGCCGGCGCGCCAGCGCATGCTGGAAGAGGTCACCCTGCCGGGCGTCCTTCGCGGTCGGGTGGGTCAGCTCGATGACGTCGCCGAAGCGCACCGCGGTGCCGTCGGAGTCGTACTTCGCGAGGCTGCGCTCGTGGTAGAGCCGGACCGCCGCGTCGGCGATGCCCCGCTTCACCGGCTTGGGCAGTGCGCGACCGTGCCGACCCAGCCAGTAGGCGAGGGCCTCACCGGGCTCGTCGGCCCGCTGAAGTGCCGAGTCGACGATGGCACGCGAACCGGTGATCCCGGCCGCGACCTGCGCCTTCGCACCCTCCACCGCAGCCACGACCGAGGCGGTCCGCATGTTGGCGCCCAGGCGCAGCCACGGCACGAACCGGCCGAACCACTCCGGATCGCTGACGGCGACCTTCGCGACCAGGGCGCGGAACCGATCATCGCGCTCGCTCGCGCCCTCGTAGAAGGTCTGCTCCCCCACCATGTTGGAGACGGCGAGCAGGAAGAGCTCGGTCTTGCGGTCTCGGGTGAAGCCCCTGCCGCCCTGGTGGGTCGTGACGGCGTTGGTCGGCTTGCGGAGATTGAACTTGGCCATGGTGGTGCCTCCTTCGACGGCCAGCCCGGAGGCGCAACCAGACAGCACACGTGAGATCGAGTCGGCGACGGTACGAAGCTGCTCTGCCGCTGAGCTACGCCGCCAGGAGTGGCAGCGGCGGGATTCGAACCCGCGACCAGCCCATGAGAAGTGGGAAGTAACCGTTGCCTGCGCACCACGTGTGCTGTGTGGGTGCGCCTCCCGAGATCAAGGCAGCGACGGCATTGGTTGTCTTTGCAAGAGAAGTAGCCGTCGCCTGCGCACCGGGAGGTGCGAGAGGAACGGTAACCCGGGAGAGATCCTCGGCTCCACGGGTTTTCCGTCGGTCTGTTCGGAATCCCGCCGTCGGCGCGGCTGATCGCCTGGGGGTGAGCGCGTTCGGGCGGCGCTTTGCTCTGCTTACATCCGCGCAACACACCGGGCTATCCGGCAGCGTGCTCTCGCGCGGGGCTTTGCTCTGCTTACACCTGCGCAACACACCGGTCCGACCCGGCAGCCGGCACTCGCGCGGCGGCCTTGCTCTGCTTACACCCACGCAACACACCGGCCCCACCCGGCAGCCGGCACTCGCACGGCGGCCTTGCTCTGCTCACACCCACGCAACACCGAAAAAATCCAGATATGCCGGGTGATGCGCAGGTGTAAGCAGAGCAAAGCTCCGCGCGCACCATCCAATCCGGCTCCCCGGACCAACCGCCGGGCGACCAACATCGCGGTCATATGGCGGTGCGGGCCCGCACCGCCGAAGACACCGCGAGCCCGAAATGGATCGTGGCCGACGACACCGACCCGCTACAGTTCGCGGCGGGCGTGTTCGGTGCGCAGGCAACGGATACTTCAGGGACCATGTGCCCGGCAGGGCGTGCGGGTTCGAACCCCGTCGTCGAGCGAAAGCCCGACGTGGCGAAACTGGCAGACGCGCACGGTGATAAGCCCGTCGCCGACCTCGATCTCGAGCACGCCCCCCAAACACCGAGGCGGCCCGCCGTCCGGTGAGGACAGCGGGCCGCACGCCGGAACGGTTAGGCGACGGCGAGCTGCGAGCTGCCCACCCGCATACCCCAGGGGCTGCCGTAACCGGAGAGCAGCTCGAGGAACGGGCTGGGCGCGAACGCCTCCGCGCCCAGCACCCCGGCGCCCGACCAGACACCGCTCGCGAGCAGCTCCAGGGCGACGATCGGGTTCACCGCGGTCTGCCAGACGACGGCCTGGTGGCCGTACTCGCGCATGGACCACTCGTTGTCGACCACGTGGTAGAGGTAGACCTCGTGCGGCAGCCCGTCCAGGCCCGTCCCCCGGACCAGGGTGCCCGCGCAGGTCTTGCCACGCATCCGATCGCCGAGGGTCGCCGGGTCGGGCAGGCTGGCGGCGAGCACGTCCCGAGGCGACACGGAGACGCCACCGACCATGACCGGCGCGGTCTTGTCCATGCCCAGCTTGTGCAGGGTCTTGAGCACCTCGATGAACTCGGTGCCGAGGCCGTACTTGAAGGTGACCCGCTTGGCGTCGACCCAGCGCGGGATCAGCAGGACCTCCTCGTGCTCCACGTTGACGCACTCGACCGGTCCGATGCCCTCGGGGAAGTCGAAGACCTCCGGTTCGCTGAAGGGCTCGGTGGTGAACCAGCCACGACCGGCCTCCCAGATCACCGGGGGGTTGAGGCACTCCTCGATCGTGGTCCAGATCGAGAACGAGGGTGCGAAGTCGAACCCGTCGACGGTGATGTTGGAGCCGTCGCGTACGCCGATCTCGTCGATCTCGCTGAAGAGGTGGTCGGCGGCGTAGCGGGCGAAGACATCGGAGAGGCCGGGTTCGACCCCGATGCCGACGAGGGCGAGCCGACCCCGCGCGGCCCAGGAGTCGGCGACGGCGAACTGCTCGTCCCCGAGCATCACCCCGGTCTGTGCGTAGGGTTCGGTCGGGTGGGGGTGGGACAGCGACATCGCCATGTCGAGATAGTCGGCCCCGGCCGCGAACGCCCCGTTGAAGATGGGCATCACGAATCGGGGGTCGACCGCGTTGAGGACGTGCGTGATGGAGTGCTCCCGGCAGAGCGCCGCCACCGCCTCGGCCGACGAGGCGTCGAGCTGGGCCGCGAGGAACCGGTGGTCACGGCCGGTGATCGCACGACCCGCCCGCTCCGCCGAGTAGTCGGCGACCACCATGAGGTCGAAGAAGTTTCGGCGAGCCGCGATGGCCACCGCCGCGCTGCCGACGCCGCCAGCGCCGACGAGCAGGATACGCATGAGAGTCCTTTCTCAGGCCGCTCGGCCACGCCAAGTGATCGAGCGGAACAAACGGGGGAACGAGAATCAGGAGTCGAAGCCCAGACCGGCACGGTCGAGCGTGCGCAGCCAGAGGTTGCGCCGTCCGCCCTGCTGGTCGGCCTTGGCCAGGGACCATCGCGTGACGTTGATGCCGATGGAGCGCAGTGGCTCCGGCGGGAACGGCAGCGGTTTGCGCCGCACGAAGGACAGCTCCGTACGCTCGGTGCGCTCACCCGCGAGCAGGTCGAGCATCACGTTCGCGCCGAACCGGGTCGCACCCACACCGAGGCCTGTGTAACCGGCGGCGTACGCCAACCGGCCGCCATAGGCCTTGCCGAAGAACGGGCAGAACCTGGTGCAGGTGTCGATGACCCCGCCCCAGGAGTGCGTGAACCGGACGGAGCCTGCCAGCTGCGGAAACGTGTTGAAGAAGTGCTCGGCCAGCTTGTCGAAGGTGGCCTGGCGCTGCTCCAGACTCGACGAGATCTTGTTACCGAAGTGGTAGATCGCGTCGTATCCGCCGAAGAGGATCCGGTTGTCCGGGGTGATCCGGTAATAGTGGAACTGGTTCGCCAGGTCACCGAGGCCCTGCCGGTTCTGCCAGCCGATCTCGGCGAGCTGCGCCGCGCTCAACGGCTCGGTCATCAACGCGTAGTCGTAGACCGGGACGAGGTAGCGCTTCAACTTCTTCAGCAGCGGGAACGCGTTGGTGGCGAGAGCGCCCCTTCGTGCGCGTACCAACCCGTGGGTGGTGTGGACCACGAGGCCGGCGCCTTCGGTCGCGACCGAGACCGCCGGTGAGTTCTCGAAGATCCGCACCCCGAGTGACAGGCACGCGCCGCGCAACCCCCAGGCCAGCCTGGCCGGGTCGACCATCGCGACCCGGTCGTGGTCCCAGAGCCCGCCCAGGTAGGTGGGCGAGTTGACCTCGGTCCGAACCCCGTCGGCATCGAAGAGGGTCACCCGGTGCCCGAAGTCCAGCGCGGTCCGCGCCTGTTCCGCCAAACCATCCACCTGGTACGCCTTGACGGCGACCGACAGCTCCCCGGTGCGTTCCCAGTCGCAGTCGATGCCGTAGCGCTCGATGGTCGATTGAATCTCGTTCAGGTTCTGCCTGCCGAGGCGTTCGAGTCGATTGACCTCGACCCCGAAGCGATCGGCACCGTTGGCGAGCCCATGCGTGAGGCTCGCCGAGCAGAATCCCCCGTTACGGCCGGAGGCTGCGTCGCCGCAGAGTCCGGCCTCGATGAGGACCACATCCCGTTGCGGGTCCTGCTCCTTGGCGAGCAGGGCGGTCCAGAGCCCGCTGTAGCCGCCACCGATGACCACGAGCTCCGTGGTCACCGCGCCGGTCAGCGGTGCGGTCGGGGTCGGCCGGTCCGGCCGATCCGTCCAGTACGGCGTCGGGGCTGCATCTCGCAGGGCCGACGCCCACAGTTTTGATCCTTTGGCTCGCATGAGCCGATCACCAGCTTCTTCTCTCGCACGGGCCCGCGCCCGTGGTTCTTTTCTCGCCCGTCCAGATCCCCCGGACGGGTTGTGCCCACCGGGCCCGAGGCCCAGTCCCGGCGAGGCGGCTACCCGCCGGGTCCGCGTCTTGTCCTCGACCAGCGCATCCGGGTGGATGTTCGGCAGTTGAGGCGCGGAAGTCTTTGTATGCCAAGAGCCGTCGGTGACCCTGCGTCAACGCGCAACGGGACCGACGGCTCGTGGGATGGAGCTAGCTTGCTGCGGCTCGCTTCGCGCGGCGCAGATTGTTGAGCTGGCCGACGAGGACGATGACGAAGGCGACGAGGAACATCCCGGTGGCGATGGCGTTCACCTCGGGGGGAATTCCCCGCTGGTTGGCTCCCCAAACGAAGAGCGGGAACGTCACGACGCTGCCGGAGCCGGAGCTGAAGGCCGTGATGATGTAGTCGTCGAACGACAGCGAGAAGGAGAGCAGCGCTGCCGAGGCGATGCCGGGGGCCACGAGCGGCAGGGTGACCTGCCGGAACGTGGCAAACGGGGTCGCGTAGAGGTCGGTTGCCGCCTCTTGCAGCCGGGGATCCAACCCGGCTAGCCGCGCCTTCACGGTCACCACCACGAATGAGATACAGAACATCACGTGCGCTATGACTATAGTCCCGAATCCGGTCGGGACTTGCAAGGCTACGAACAGCGCAAGCAGGGACGATCCCATGACGATCTCGGGTGTCGCCATCGGCAGGAAGATCAACAGGTTGACCGAGGAGCGCCCCAGGAATCGGTGCCGCACGAGCGCGAAGGCGATCATCGTGCCGAGGATGGTGGCGATCGCCGTCGAGATCGCACCGATCAGCAGGCTGTTGACGAGTGCGCCCTTGATGTCCGGATCGTCGAGCATCCCGGTCCAGTTCGACAGCGACCAGTTGATCCCGCCGTCGAGCTGGTAGGTGGTCCGCTTGCTGGACGGCTCGTTGAACGACAGCAGCATGATGACGAGCACCGGCGTGGCCATGTAGGCGAGCACCAGCAGCCCGACCGCCATGACCCAGCGATCGGCCACAAATCTGATAACCCGGTGCATCAGACCACCTCGTCCGTGCCGGCCTTGCGCACATACGCGAAGACCATGACCAGGATGCCCGCCATCAGCATGAACGACAGCGAAGCGGCGAGCGGCTGGTCGTTGACGACCAGGAACCGGGACTGGATGACGTTGCCGATCATCGTCGTCGACGGGTTGCCGAGCAGCTCGGCGTTGACATAGTCGCCCGCCGCCGGGATGAAGGTCATCAGCGTGCCCGCGATGACGCCCGGCAACGACAGCGGCAGGGTCACCTTCCGGAAGGTCTGCACCGGGCCCGCGTAGAGGTCCCGGGAGGCTTCCAGCAGCCGCGGGTCGAGCTTCTCCAGCGAGGCGTAGAGCGGCAGCACCATGAAGGGCAGGAAGTTGTAGGAGAGGCCGGCAATCACCGCGAACGGCGTGGCGAGCAGCCGGTCGTCCGGACCCAGGATGTGCAGCCACTTCAGGAACTCCACCACGTAACCGTGGTCCGACAGGATCGTCTTCCACGCCAGCGTACGCACGAGGAAGCTGGTGAAGAACGGTGCGATCACGCCGACGAGCAGCAGGTTCTTCCACTTGCCGCCCTTCTGCGCGATGGCGTAGGCGAGCGGGTAGCCGATCACGAGGCAGATCGCGGTCGCGATGAGCGCATAGGTCAGCGACCGCAGGAACTGCGGGCCGTAGATGTCGAGTCCGTCGGCGTAGTTGGACCACTGCCAGGTGAAGGCGTAGCCCTCCTCGATCGACCCCGACGGGTCGTAGAGGCTGGTCTGGATGAGCTGGATCATCGGGTAGACGAAGAAGACCAGCAGGTAGAGCCCGCCCGGCAGCAGCAGGAGATAGGGCACCCAGCGGCGCTTCTTCATCCCGGCGGGCGGCTCCGCCGGCGGTTCGTAACCGGCCGACCCCGAACCGACCCCGCCGTGAGCGAGAGCGGTCACAGCAGGCTCCCGCCGTCGGGAGCGGCTGTTTCCGGCGCGCCCTGCGAAGCAACGGCACCAGCACCCGCCAGCAGGAACGAGTGCTGCGGGTGCCAGTGCACCACGACGTTCGCGCCCGGCCGCAGCGGCGACGACGTACCCGAGTTCGGGGCGAAGATCGAGAGCTCCTCACCCCAGGGCGCGCTCACCAGGTACTGCGTGGAGACGCCGACGTAGGACGAGTCGGTGATGACGCCGGGGACGGCGTTGTGGCCGTCCGGCACCTGCAGCGCCGACTCGACCAGGTGCAGCTTCTCCGGGCGTACCCCCAGGAATGCCGGACCGGCGGTGACCCGGCTGCGGTCCCGGGGGACCGCGAAGCGCGAGCCGTAGGCCTCGACCAGGACGTCGTCGCCGCTCGTGCCCGAGCAGGCCGAGGTGAGCAGGTTGGACTGGCCGAGGAAGTTGGCGACGAAGACCGTCGCCGGGAACTCGTAGATCTCCGTCGGGCTGCCGAGCTGCTCGATCTTGCCCGCGTTCATCACGGCGACCGTGTCGGCCATCGTCATGGCCTCCTCCTGGTCGTGCGTGACGTGCACGAAGGTGATCCCGACCTCGGTCTGGATCCGCTTGAGCTCGATCTGCATCTGCCGCCGCAGCTTCAGGTCGAGCGCGCCGAGCGGCTCGTCGAGCAGGAGCACCTGCGGGTGGTTGATGAGGGCTCGCGCCAGCGCGACGCGCTGCTGCTGACCTCCCGAGAGCTGGGCCGGGCGGCGCGAAGCGAGGCTGCCCAGCTGCACCAGGTCCAGCATCTCGGCGACCTTGACACCGATCTCCTTGCGCGGGGTCTTGCGCTGCTTGAGGCCGAAGCCGACGTTGTCGGCGACGGACATGTGCGGGAAGAGCGCGTAGCTCTGGAAGACGGTGTTGACCGGCCGGTTGTAGGGGCGCAGGCGGGTGATGTCCTTGCCGCCCAGCGTGATCTGACCGGTGGTCGGCTCCTCCAGCCCGGCGACCATGCGCAGGGTGGTGGTCTTCCCGCAGCCCGACGCGCCGAGCAGCGCGAAGAACGAACCCTGCGGCACGGTGAGGGTGAGATCGTCCACCGCGGTGAAGGCGCCGAAGCTCTTCGTCACGTTGGTGATCTGGAGGTCGCCGGTCGTGGCGTTCTTGGGGGGCACGACCGGGGAAGTCAATACAGACATGGCTTAATTTACCTATGCTCCGATGACGGCCTGGAACTTGGCCTCATAGTTCTTGCGCTCGGCCTCGGTGAGCTCCTTGAAGACCTTCGTCTTGCCGAGGGTCTCCGCCGTCGGGAAGATCGCCTGGTTCTCGACGAGCTCGGGATCGATGTCCTTCATCGCCTCCTGCGCACCGACGACGGGGCAGATGTAGTTGATGTAGGCGGCGAGCTCGGCGGCGATCTTCGGGTCGTAGTAGTAGTCGATCAGCGCCATCGCGTTGGAGGCGCGGCCCGAGGTCACCGGGATCAGCATGTTGTCCGACCAGCGCATCAGGCCCTCGTCCGGCGTGACGAACTTGATGTTCTCGTTCTCGCCGCTCAGGCCGATCACGTCACCGGACCAGCCGATCGCCGCCACGACATCGCCCTTGGCGAGGTCCTCGAGGTAGTCGTTGCCCGCGGCCCGCCGGATCTGGCCCGAGTCGACCGCCTTCTTCAGCTTGTCGAGGGCGGCGTCGAAGTCGGCCTCGGTGAAGTTG
It contains:
- the gabT gene encoding 4-aminobutyrate--2-oxoglutarate transaminase yields the protein MSNSEKLHARRSAAVARGIGSTITSYVERASGGTITDVDGREWIDFAAGIAVTSVGNAAPMVVAAVREQVERFTHTCFMVAPYESYVAVCEQLNELTPGSFEKRSALFNSGAEAVENAVKIARYATGRSAVVVFDHGYHGRTNLTMALTAKVMPYKQGFGPFAPEIYRAPMSYALRDGGLDGKTAASRAIDMISSQIGAANVAAIVIEPIQGEGGFIVPAPGFLSALAEWARANGVVFIADEIQTGFCRTGDWFASEHERIEPDLITTAKGIAGGLPLAGVTGRAELMDSVHVGGLGGTYGGNPIACAAALASIDTMRAHNLAGAARRIGSVITDRLSLLAARHPEIAEVRGRGAMIAVELVEPGTINPNPTVTAAINRACHEAGLLTLTCGTYGNVFRFLPPLVMDDETLNRGLDILDSAFARVLA
- a CDS encoding TROVE domain-containing protein; the encoded protein is MAKFNLRKPTNAVTTHQGGRGFTRDRKTELFLLAVSNMVGEQTFYEGASERDDRFRALVAKVAVSDPEWFGRFVPWLRLGANMRTASVVAAVEGAKAQVAAGITGSRAIVDSALQRADEPGEALAYWLGRHGRALPKPVKRGIADAAVRLYHERSLAKYDSDGTAVRFGDVIELTHPTAKDARQGDLFQHALARRHKRGNPVPESLTVLRARTELLAERSTEVDADRLREAGMTWESVAGWRQGPMDAAAWEALIPSMGYLALLRNLRNFDQAGVSDAAAASVVAKLADASAVRQSRVLPMRFLSAFNAAPSLRWAYPLEVALQHALGNVPALPGRTLVLIDTSGSMNSTFSKDGTLKCWDAAVVFGLALAARAQDATVVSFSDKSKVFPQVAGESVLKGVARFKADGYFIGNGTSTEQAVRAHFRGHDRVVILTDEQAAWHGASSVYAAVPEGVPGYTWNLAGYRIGHAPTGGGNRYTFGGLTDAAFGMIPLLEAGESGTWPF
- a CDS encoding saccharopine dehydrogenase family protein, with product MRILLVGAGGVGSAAVAIAARRNFFDLMVVADYSAERAGRAITGRDHRFLAAQLDASSAEAVAALCREHSITHVLNAVDPRFVMPIFNGAFAAGADYLDMAMSLSHPHPTEPYAQTGVMLGDEQFAVADSWAARGRLALVGIGVEPGLSDVFARYAADHLFSEIDEIGVRDGSNITVDGFDFAPSFSIWTTIEECLNPPVIWEAGRGWFTTEPFSEPEVFDFPEGIGPVECVNVEHEEVLLIPRWVDAKRVTFKYGLGTEFIEVLKTLHKLGMDKTAPVMVGGVSVSPRDVLAASLPDPATLGDRMRGKTCAGTLVRGTGLDGLPHEVYLYHVVDNEWSMREYGHQAVVWQTAVNPIVALELLASGVWSGAGVLGAEAFAPSPFLELLSGYGSPWGMRVGSSQLAVA
- a CDS encoding NAD(P)/FAD-dependent oxidoreductase; protein product: MRAKGSKLWASALRDAAPTPYWTDRPDRPTPTAPLTGAVTTELVVIGGGYSGLWTALLAKEQDPQRDVVLIEAGLCGDAASGRNGGFCSASLTHGLANGADRFGVEVNRLERLGRQNLNEIQSTIERYGIDCDWERTGELSVAVKAYQVDGLAEQARTALDFGHRVTLFDADGVRTEVNSPTYLGGLWDHDRVAMVDPARLAWGLRGACLSLGVRIFENSPAVSVATEGAGLVVHTTHGLVRARRGALATNAFPLLKKLKRYLVPVYDYALMTEPLSAAQLAEIGWQNRQGLGDLANQFHYYRITPDNRILFGGYDAIYHFGNKISSSLEQRQATFDKLAEHFFNTFPQLAGSVRFTHSWGGVIDTCTRFCPFFGKAYGGRLAYAAGYTGLGVGATRFGANVMLDLLAGERTERTELSFVRRKPLPFPPEPLRSIGINVTRWSLAKADQQGGRRNLWLRTLDRAGLGFDS
- a CDS encoding ABC transporter permease; protein product: MHRVIRFVADRWVMAVGLLVLAYMATPVLVIMLLSFNEPSSKRTTYQLDGGINWSLSNWTGMLDDPDIKGALVNSLLIGAISTAIATILGTMIAFALVRHRFLGRSSVNLLIFLPMATPEIVMGSSLLALFVALQVPTGFGTIVIAHVMFCISFVVVTVKARLAGLDPRLQEAATDLYATPFATFRQVTLPLVAPGIASAALLSFSLSFDDYIITAFSSGSGSVVTFPLFVWGANQRGIPPEVNAIATGMFLVAFVIVLVGQLNNLRRAKRAAAS
- a CDS encoding ABC transporter permease, with translation MTALAHGGVGSGSAGYEPPAEPPAGMKKRRWVPYLLLLPGGLYLLVFFVYPMIQLIQTSLYDPSGSIEEGYAFTWQWSNYADGLDIYGPQFLRSLTYALIATAICLVIGYPLAYAIAQKGGKWKNLLLVGVIAPFFTSFLVRTLAWKTILSDHGYVVEFLKWLHILGPDDRLLATPFAVIAGLSYNFLPFMVLPLYASLEKLDPRLLEASRDLYAGPVQTFRKVTLPLSLPGVIAGTLMTFIPAAGDYVNAELLGNPSTTMIGNVIQSRFLVVNDQPLAASLSFMLMAGILVMVFAYVRKAGTDEVV
- a CDS encoding ABC transporter ATP-binding protein yields the protein MSVLTSPVVPPKNATTGDLQITNVTKSFGAFTAVDDLTLTVPQGSFFALLGASGCGKTTTLRMVAGLEEPTTGQITLGGKDITRLRPYNRPVNTVFQSYALFPHMSVADNVGFGLKQRKTPRKEIGVKVAEMLDLVQLGSLASRRPAQLSGGQQQRVALARALINHPQVLLLDEPLGALDLKLRRQMQIELKRIQTEVGITFVHVTHDQEEAMTMADTVAVMNAGKIEQLGSPTEIYEFPATVFVANFLGQSNLLTSACSGTSGDDVLVEAYGSRFAVPRDRSRVTAGPAFLGVRPEKLHLVESALQVPDGHNAVPGVITDSSYVGVSTQYLVSAPWGEELSIFAPNSGTSSPLRPGANVVVHWHPQHSFLLAGAGAVASQGAPETAAPDGGSLL